One Picrophilus oshimae DSM 9789 genomic region harbors:
- a CDS encoding elongation factor EF-2: protein MGRKEDNIAKAMKLIEIPERIRNIDIAAHIDHGKTTLSDNLIAGAGMMSEDLAGKQLLLDYDEQEQARGITINAANASMVHEVDGKEYLINLIDTPGHVDFGGDVTRAMRAVDGTIIVVDSVEGVMPQTETVVRQALKEKVKPVLFINKVDRLINELKLNAEEMQKRFVKIITDVNRLITKYAPPEFSKQWQVNVQAGTVAFGSAYNNWALSVPAMNIFKISFKEIYDYVSTGRQKELAKKAPLHKVVLDMVIKNLPNPREAQKYRIPQIWKGDLDSEIGKAMLSCDDNGPVSMMVTKIIIDPHAGEIAVGRLFSGIIRKGSELYVSGAGKTKVQVLSMMVGPDRIPIDEIAAGNIVAIIGLKGAIAGSTVSSLSDMEPFEPMTHYTDPVVTLAIEAKHTADLPKLIDVLRTISKADPSIQVDINQETGEHLISGMGELHLEVTIYRIKNDYKVDVVTSEPLVVYRETVDKKGGPFEGKSPNKHNRFYFQVEPLPENVVSAILDGKIPEGSKFKDKKAVMANLEEAGLTHDEARGLVCIYGTNVMLDMTKGIQYLDETMELLIESFNEAMDKGPLANEKVYGLKVSLMDAKLHEDSIHRGPAQVIPAGRNSIYGAMCEAGRVLLEPMQKVFISVPQEIMGSVTNELQQRRGVVEDMQQNGEEITIIAKVPVAGMIGFASAIRSATGGKVIWNSENAGYQRVPYEMQKDVVAKIRERKGLKPEPYNEEYYASL, encoded by the coding sequence ATGGGTCGAAAAGAGGATAATATTGCCAAGGCAATGAAGTTAATTGAGATACCGGAGAGGATCAGGAACATTGATATAGCTGCACACATAGACCATGGAAAAACAACCTTAAGTGATAACCTAATAGCTGGCGCAGGCATGATGAGTGAGGATCTCGCCGGAAAGCAGCTCCTGCTTGATTACGATGAACAGGAGCAGGCACGTGGTATTACAATAAATGCCGCAAATGCATCAATGGTTCACGAGGTTGATGGAAAGGAGTACCTGATAAATCTTATAGATACTCCAGGCCACGTTGATTTCGGCGGTGACGTTACAAGGGCCATGAGGGCCGTTGATGGAACAATAATCGTTGTCGATTCTGTTGAGGGTGTAATGCCACAGACAGAGACCGTTGTAAGGCAGGCCCTTAAGGAGAAGGTAAAACCAGTGCTGTTCATAAACAAGGTTGATCGTTTAATAAATGAGCTAAAGTTAAACGCAGAGGAGATGCAGAAAAGATTTGTAAAGATCATAACCGATGTGAACAGGTTAATAACAAAGTATGCACCGCCGGAGTTCTCAAAGCAGTGGCAGGTAAATGTGCAGGCTGGAACTGTTGCCTTTGGATCTGCATACAATAACTGGGCATTATCTGTTCCGGCAATGAACATATTTAAGATATCATTTAAGGAGATATACGATTACGTTAGCACCGGCAGGCAGAAGGAGCTTGCAAAGAAGGCACCGCTGCACAAGGTTGTCCTTGATATGGTTATAAAGAATCTGCCCAACCCAAGGGAGGCACAGAAGTACAGGATACCGCAGATATGGAAGGGTGATCTTGACAGTGAAATAGGAAAGGCCATGCTAAGCTGCGATGACAACGGTCCTGTAAGCATGATGGTAACAAAGATAATAATAGATCCACATGCCGGTGAAATAGCCGTTGGAAGGTTATTCTCTGGAATAATAAGGAAGGGCAGCGAGCTCTATGTCTCAGGTGCCGGAAAAACAAAGGTTCAGGTCCTTTCAATGATGGTTGGCCCTGACAGGATACCAATAGATGAGATAGCTGCAGGAAACATCGTTGCAATAATAGGATTAAAGGGTGCAATAGCAGGTTCAACAGTATCATCATTGAGCGACATGGAGCCGTTCGAGCCAATGACGCATTACACAGATCCTGTTGTTACGCTTGCCATAGAGGCAAAGCATACCGCAGATCTTCCAAAGTTAATAGATGTTTTGAGAACGATATCAAAGGCGGATCCATCAATACAGGTAGATATAAACCAGGAAACCGGTGAGCATTTAATATCCGGTATGGGAGAGCTGCATCTCGAGGTGACAATATACAGAATAAAGAATGATTACAAGGTTGACGTTGTAACATCCGAACCGCTCGTTGTATACCGTGAAACAGTTGATAAAAAGGGCGGCCCGTTTGAGGGCAAATCACCAAACAAGCATAACAGATTCTACTTCCAGGTTGAGCCACTGCCAGAGAATGTTGTCTCGGCAATACTCGATGGAAAGATACCCGAGGGCTCAAAATTCAAGGATAAAAAGGCCGTAATGGCAAACCTTGAGGAGGCAGGTCTTACACATGACGAGGCCAGGGGGCTTGTTTGCATCTATGGAACAAACGTTATGCTTGACATGACAAAGGGAATACAGTACCTTGACGAGACCATGGAGCTGCTAATAGAATCCTTCAACGAGGCCATGGATAAGGGACCGCTGGCAAATGAAAAGGTCTATGGTTTAAAGGTAAGCCTGATGGATGCAAAGCTCCATGAGGATAGCATACACAGGGGGCCTGCACAGGTTATACCTGCAGGAAGAAACTCAATATACGGTGCAATGTGCGAGGCCGGTCGTGTTCTCCTGGAACCAATGCAGAAGGTCTTTATAAGCGTTCCACAGGAGATCATGGGCTCTGTTACAAACGAGCTGCAGCAGAGGCGTGGTGTTGTAGAGGATATGCAGCAGAACGGCGAGGAGATAACAATCATAGCAAAGGTACCTGTGGCCGGAATGATAGGTTTTGCATCTGCAATAAGAAGCGCAACCGGTGGAAAGGTCATATGGAACTCTGAGAATGCAGGATACCAGAGGGTGCCATACGAAATGCAGAAGGATGTCGTTGCAAAGATCAGGGAGAGAAAGGGACTTAAGCCAGAGCCGTACAACGAGGAATACTACGCATCCCTTTAA
- the rpsJ gene encoding 30S ribosomal protein S10, giving the protein MVYKARISLSGTENKIVDVVCEEIKGIAKRTGVEIHGPIPLPTKRLVVPVRKSPDGEGSPTWDRWEMRVHKRLIDVDADERTLRQLMRISIPDGVRIEIQIKS; this is encoded by the coding sequence ATGGTTTACAAGGCCAGGATATCCTTAAGCGGCACCGAGAATAAGATCGTCGACGTTGTCTGTGAGGAGATCAAGGGAATAGCAAAGAGGACAGGCGTTGAAATACACGGTCCGATACCGCTTCCAACAAAGAGGCTCGTCGTACCAGTAAGGAAGAGCCCTGATGGGGAGGGTTCCCCAACATGGGATCGCTGGGAGATGAGGGTTCACAAGAGATTAATCGACGTTGATGCAGACGAGAGAACCTTAAGACAGCTGATGAGGATATCCATACCGGATGGCGTTAGAATAGAGATACAGATAAAAAGCTAA
- the tuf gene encoding translation elongation factor EF-1 subunit alpha yields the protein MASEKPHMNLVIIGHVDHGKSTLVGRLLFEHGEIPQHIIDEYKKEAEEKGKATFEFAWVMDRFKEERERGVTIDLTHRKFETDKYYFTIIDAPGHRDFVKNMITGTSQADAAVLVVSAREGEGVMAQTKEHAFLARTLGVPQLIAVVNKMDATQPPYSEKRFNEVKDEITKLLTPIGFKNVPIIPLSGYKGDNIMKPSPNLSWWKGPTLMEALNALQVPAKPVDKPLRLPVEDVYSITGIGTVPVGRIETGVMKVGDKVIFMPANKAGDVKSIEMHHEPMQQAGPGDNIGFNVRGIAKNELKRGDVCGPANNPPTVVKGFTAQIVVLNHPSVIAAGYKPVFHVHTAQVACRIDEIVKTINPKDGTTLKEKPDFIKTGDIAIVKVVPDRALVIEKVSEFPQLGRFAIRDMGMTVAAGQCIDLEKA from the coding sequence ATGGCATCAGAAAAACCACACATGAACCTGGTAATAATAGGCCACGTTGACCATGGTAAATCAACATTAGTCGGCAGGCTATTATTCGAGCATGGAGAGATTCCACAGCATATAATAGACGAGTACAAGAAGGAAGCTGAGGAGAAGGGAAAGGCAACATTTGAGTTCGCCTGGGTTATGGATCGCTTCAAAGAGGAAAGGGAAAGAGGAGTTACAATAGATTTAACACACAGGAAGTTTGAAACTGACAAGTATTACTTCACAATCATTGATGCCCCCGGACACAGGGACTTCGTAAAGAACATGATAACAGGTACAAGCCAGGCAGATGCAGCAGTTCTCGTTGTTTCTGCAAGGGAAGGAGAGGGAGTCATGGCACAGACAAAGGAGCATGCCTTCCTTGCAAGAACACTGGGTGTGCCGCAGCTCATAGCCGTTGTTAATAAGATGGATGCAACACAGCCACCGTACAGTGAGAAGAGATTCAATGAGGTAAAGGACGAGATAACAAAGCTGTTAACACCAATAGGCTTTAAGAACGTACCAATAATACCATTGAGCGGATACAAGGGAGATAATATAATGAAGCCAAGCCCGAACCTTTCATGGTGGAAGGGCCCAACATTAATGGAGGCATTGAATGCATTACAGGTACCTGCAAAGCCTGTGGACAAGCCATTAAGGTTACCAGTAGAGGATGTTTACTCAATAACCGGTATAGGAACGGTTCCTGTTGGAAGAATAGAAACCGGTGTTATGAAGGTCGGCGACAAGGTTATATTCATGCCGGCAAACAAGGCTGGAGATGTAAAATCAATAGAGATGCACCATGAGCCGATGCAGCAGGCAGGCCCAGGTGACAACATAGGATTCAACGTTAGGGGAATTGCAAAGAACGAGTTAAAGAGGGGAGATGTCTGCGGTCCTGCAAACAACCCGCCAACAGTTGTCAAGGGCTTCACAGCACAGATCGTTGTGCTAAACCACCCAAGCGTCATAGCTGCAGGATACAAGCCTGTATTCCATGTTCACACAGCGCAGGTTGCATGCAGAATAGATGAAATAGTAAAGACAATAAATCCAAAGGATGGCACAACATTAAAGGAAAAGCCAGATTTCATAAAGACCGGAGATATAGCAATAGTCAAGGTCGTTCCAGACCGTGCGCTTGTCATAGAGAAGGTATCAGAGTTTCCGCAGCTTGGCAGGTTTGCCATACGTGATATGGGCATGACCGTTGCTGCAGGTCAGTGCATAGATCTTGAAAAAGCGTAA
- a CDS encoding DODA-type extradiol aromatic ring-opening family dioxygenase, giving the protein MIERIYVIPHGDEIIDMPDKESAEMNKKIREVSKNDKSDVKLIISPHGLRLENGTVIPMDSYYYGYYKTKTRTFRSKFRNDLELASLIYKNTSYITSPGYYITSSGEHSIFPLDFGSIIPLSFFKKGDIISIGQPRINCRQKLIEFGNDLYKTLEPYNKKVSVIISADQSHTHSNGIYGYSDLSNVYDNKIISWIKNNDDSIKDLDDNIIERAKPDSYWNMLILYGMIKNRYRLIFKYYYVMDYFSMLLAVADKEYIYE; this is encoded by the coding sequence ATGATAGAACGCATCTATGTTATACCCCACGGTGATGAGATCATAGACATGCCGGATAAAGAAAGCGCTGAAATGAACAAAAAAATAAGAGAGGTATCAAAGAACGATAAAAGCGATGTTAAATTAATAATATCGCCGCATGGGTTAAGGCTTGAAAACGGTACAGTGATTCCGATGGATTCATATTATTATGGATACTATAAAACAAAGACAAGAACCTTTAGATCAAAATTCAGAAACGATCTAGAGCTTGCATCATTGATATATAAAAATACATCATATATAACAAGTCCGGGGTATTACATAACATCATCTGGCGAGCACTCAATCTTTCCACTGGATTTTGGCTCGATAATACCCTTGAGTTTCTTTAAAAAGGGCGATATTATCTCTATTGGGCAGCCAAGAATAAATTGCAGGCAAAAATTAATAGAATTCGGCAACGATCTTTATAAAACTCTGGAACCGTATAATAAAAAAGTTTCTGTTATAATAAGTGCTGATCAATCACATACGCATTCAAACGGCATCTATGGTTATTCAGATCTTTCAAATGTATATGATAATAAAATCATATCATGGATAAAAAATAATGACGATTCAATAAAGGATCTTGATGATAATATAATAGAAAGGGCAAAGCCTGATAGCTACTGGAACATGTTAATACTTTATGGCATGATAAAAAACAGGTACAGGCTGATTTTTAAGTACTATTATGTCATGGATTACTTCTCGATGCTGCTTGCCGTTGCAGATAAAGAATATATATATGAATAA
- a CDS encoding DNA-directed RNA polymerase subunit L → MNDAHFNIISKDKNSITVEMINYDNTLLRPLVEEISRDDSVDEIHYYIKHPNLDNPQIHVKVKSGKPQSAIKKSIRRIDRIYNSLIDDLEREEKRLNVSK, encoded by the coding sequence ATGAACGATGCCCATTTTAATATTATTTCAAAGGACAAAAATTCAATAACCGTTGAAATGATTAACTATGATAATACATTATTAAGGCCCCTTGTTGAGGAAATATCAAGGGACGACTCTGTTGATGAGATTCATTACTATATAAAGCATCCAAATCTTGATAATCCGCAGATACATGTAAAGGTAAAATCCGGCAAGCCACAGTCTGCAATAAAAAAATCGATAAGACGCATTGACAGGATATATAACTCATTGATAGACGATCTTGAAAGGGAAGAAAAGCGTTTAAATGTCTCAAAATAA
- a CDS encoding DNA methyltransferase translates to MSQNKYLIETSKENYDIVSTELKAISETFLDFNINFSSNGFFIISGSFEKIRYSGFVNNISNIIYESNDYKDFPEVNVKSFYVRVVNVEKDKTEALEREIGRIIKGKSAVSFNNPEGIYRAVKLDKWYLCRLVYSRSTREFESRRAPLRPFFSPVSMHPKYARYLVNMTFTRENETILDPFCGTGGILIEAALTGRKIIGNDYLLSMVTGTKMNLKYYNIYDYKIYNKNIEDLYLDDKINGIATDMPYGRSSSVSGNIEDLYNISFEKFNEFLIDHGKCAIVINDTSRLIYSKKYFKILFIVPVYQHRSLTRYFVTLEKI, encoded by the coding sequence ATGTCTCAAAATAAATATTTAATTGAGACTTCAAAGGAGAACTACGATATTGTATCAACAGAGCTGAAGGCCATATCAGAAACCTTTCTGGATTTTAATATAAATTTTTCGTCAAATGGTTTTTTTATAATCTCTGGAAGCTTTGAAAAAATTCGTTACTCAGGCTTTGTGAATAATATATCAAATATTATATACGAATCAAATGATTACAAAGATTTTCCGGAGGTTAATGTCAAAAGCTTCTATGTCCGGGTTGTGAACGTTGAAAAGGATAAAACAGAGGCTCTTGAAAGGGAAATAGGCAGAATAATAAAGGGTAAATCAGCAGTTTCTTTTAACAATCCTGAGGGAATATACCGTGCGGTAAAGCTTGATAAATGGTACCTGTGCAGGCTTGTTTACTCAAGGAGCACAAGGGAATTCGAGTCAAGAAGGGCCCCGTTAAGGCCATTCTTCTCACCGGTTTCAATGCATCCAAAGTACGCAAGGTACCTTGTTAACATGACCTTTACAAGGGAAAATGAAACCATACTAGATCCATTCTGTGGAACTGGCGGAATACTAATTGAGGCTGCCCTAACAGGAAGAAAGATCATAGGAAATGATTATTTACTATCAATGGTAACAGGAACAAAGATGAACCTTAAGTATTATAATATATATGATTACAAGATATATAATAAAAACATAGAGGATCTCTATCTTGATGATAAAATAAATGGCATTGCAACAGACATGCCATACGGCAGGAGCTCATCAGTTTCAGGAAACATAGAAGATCTTTATAACATTTCATTTGAGAAGTTTAATGAATTTTTGATTGATCATGGCAAATGTGCAATAGTAATCAATGATACCTCAAGGTTAATATATTCAAAAAAATACTTTAAAATATTGTTTATTGTTCCTGTTTACCAGCACAGGTCATTGACAAGGTACTTTGTAACACTTGAAAAAATATAG